One Desulfonatronum thiodismutans DNA segment encodes these proteins:
- a CDS encoding DNA repair protein RecN has protein sequence MLELLRIRNLALIDDLELEFGPGLNVITGETGAGKSFILRALDFLLGEKLAVNLVRPGHDKARVEAVFVSGENGSCAETVIRRELSAQSGRSRVWVNDELASQESLKRLRSRLILHASQHSQQQLRLPSFHARLLDRFLEQPELVREKDRRLAALSTLVDRQRELEERLRDLLERKDLLEYQRSEIAKVDPNPGEEEKLESRKQVLRDQAQAQQHVDSAIELLCTPDTGLHDALGKLRKAVLNLESTVSPRISETVSGAAEVEAGEAAPKPVSEAEALLQFGEHLHDLERRLRGRARTQTAQGELESIEARLWDLSQLKRKLKRPLEEIVRLKEEVDANLSYLDASGLDLKQLERDIEKARSDLAETLAALDADRRRTATDVGGRLGRDLRDLGFSEHLNIEFTFAPLEIFPGLTEHRPRLLWAPNPGQPFQPLEEIASGGELSRVLLAIIGLMADADNPTLIFDEVDAGIGGMTLNKVADRLRSLASVQQVLVITHWPQLAAQGEIHFQVRKEVVDGATFTRCTVLEGTAREEELRRMTGGGWSVEDDRGE, from the coding sequence ATGCTTGAACTGCTGCGCATTCGCAACCTCGCCCTGATCGACGATCTGGAACTTGAATTCGGTCCAGGCTTGAATGTGATCACCGGTGAAACCGGGGCTGGAAAATCTTTCATCCTCCGGGCTCTGGATTTTCTGCTTGGTGAAAAGCTGGCCGTGAACCTTGTGCGTCCGGGCCATGACAAGGCACGGGTGGAGGCGGTTTTCGTTAGCGGTGAGAATGGCTCCTGCGCCGAAACGGTGATCCGGCGCGAACTGTCAGCGCAGTCCGGTCGTTCTCGGGTCTGGGTCAACGATGAACTGGCTTCCCAGGAGAGTCTGAAACGGTTGCGTTCCAGGTTGATCCTTCACGCCAGCCAACATTCTCAGCAGCAACTCCGCTTGCCCTCCTTCCATGCCCGCCTGCTGGACCGGTTTCTGGAACAGCCGGAATTGGTCCGGGAAAAGGATCGCCGCCTGGCCGCGTTGTCCACCCTGGTGGATCGCCAACGCGAATTGGAAGAGCGCTTGCGGGATTTGCTGGAACGCAAGGATCTTCTGGAATACCAGCGCTCGGAAATCGCCAAGGTTGATCCGAATCCCGGGGAAGAAGAAAAATTGGAATCGCGCAAACAGGTCCTGCGCGACCAGGCCCAGGCCCAGCAACACGTCGATTCAGCCATAGAACTGCTTTGCACACCGGATACCGGCCTGCACGACGCCCTGGGAAAGTTGCGCAAGGCCGTACTGAATCTGGAAAGCACGGTTTCACCGCGAATTTCGGAGACGGTTTCAGGGGCTGCGGAGGTGGAGGCGGGTGAAGCGGCTCCAAAGCCGGTTTCCGAGGCCGAAGCGCTGCTTCAGTTTGGCGAGCACCTCCACGACTTGGAGCGCCGCCTGCGCGGCAGGGCCAGGACCCAGACCGCCCAGGGAGAACTGGAATCCATCGAGGCCCGGCTCTGGGACCTCTCTCAACTCAAACGCAAACTGAAACGCCCACTGGAGGAAATCGTCCGCCTCAAGGAAGAAGTGGACGCCAATTTGTCCTATCTGGACGCTTCCGGGCTGGACCTGAAGCAATTGGAGCGCGACATCGAAAAGGCGCGAAGCGACCTGGCCGAAACCCTGGCCGCGCTGGACGCGGATCGACGACGTACCGCTACGGACGTCGGAGGACGCTTGGGCAGAGACTTGCGGGACCTGGGCTTTTCCGAACATCTGAATATTGAATTCACCTTCGCCCCCCTGGAAATCTTTCCCGGTCTGACCGAACACCGCCCTCGCTTGCTCTGGGCCCCCAACCCCGGTCAGCCCTTCCAACCCCTGGAGGAAATTGCCTCCGGCGGCGAGCTGTCCCGCGTGCTCCTGGCGATCATCGGCCTGATGGCCGACGCTGACAATCCAACCCTGATCTTTGACGAAGTGGACGCCGGCATCGGCGGCATGACCCTGAACAAGGTCGCCGACCGCCTGCGCTCCCTGGCCTCGGTGCAGCAAGTCCTGGTGATCACCCACTGGCCACAGCTGGCGGCCCAGGGCGAGATACACTTTCAGGTCCGCAAGGAAGTCGTGGACGGGGCCACCTTTACCCGCTGCACGGTCCTGGAAGGGACAGCCAGGGAAGAGGAACTGCGGCGGATGACCGGTGGCGGATGGAGTGTTGAGGATGACCGCGGTGAATGA
- the tal gene encoding transaldolase, with amino-acid sequence MPNQLDQLKAHSIVVADTGDFASIKEYQPQDATTNPSLILKAAGMKEYGDMVDGVIAQARGDAGSTEAFLAEAMDKLFVAFGVEILKIVPGRVSTEVDARLSFDVQGSVDKARRLIELYERAGVDRERVLIKLAGTWEGIVAAKVLAKEGIRCNMTLLFSFAQAVACAEAGVQLISPFVGRIMDWYKKHEGRDGYAPQDDPGVHSVTRIYNYYKKHGYPTEVMGASFRNAGEILELAGCDLLTISPDLLRELHDGQGTLERKLSPESAQSLGEEKLSLDEKAFRWMLNEDQMATEKLSDGIRLFAADAVKLERMILDKG; translated from the coding sequence ATGCCCAACCAATTGGACCAACTCAAGGCCCATTCCATTGTTGTCGCGGACACGGGTGATTTTGCCAGCATCAAGGAGTATCAGCCCCAGGATGCCACCACCAACCCCAGTCTGATTCTCAAGGCCGCGGGGATGAAGGAGTACGGGGATATGGTGGACGGGGTCATAGCCCAGGCACGGGGTGACGCCGGATCGACGGAGGCTTTTTTGGCTGAGGCCATGGACAAGCTGTTCGTGGCCTTTGGCGTGGAAATCCTGAAGATCGTGCCGGGGCGGGTCTCCACCGAGGTGGACGCCCGGTTGAGCTTTGACGTGCAGGGCTCGGTGGACAAGGCTAGGCGACTGATAGAGCTGTACGAGCGGGCCGGAGTGGATCGGGAGCGGGTGTTGATCAAGCTGGCCGGAACCTGGGAGGGGATCGTCGCCGCCAAGGTCCTGGCCAAGGAGGGCATCCGCTGCAACATGACCCTGCTGTTTTCCTTTGCCCAGGCCGTGGCCTGCGCCGAGGCCGGGGTGCAGCTGATTTCCCCCTTCGTGGGCCGGATCATGGATTGGTACAAGAAGCATGAGGGTCGGGACGGATACGCCCCTCAGGACGATCCCGGCGTCCACTCCGTGACGCGGATCTACAACTACTACAAAAAACACGGCTACCCCACCGAGGTCATGGGGGCCAGCTTCCGCAACGCCGGAGAAATACTGGAGTTGGCCGGCTGCGATCTGCTGACCATCAGCCCGGACTTGCTTCGGGAGTTGCATGACGGCCAAGGCACGCTGGAGCGCAAGCTGAGTCCCGAATCTGCGCAAAGCCTCGGGGAGGAGAAGCTGTCCCTGGATGAAAAAGCCTTCCGCTGGATGCTCAACGAGGATCAGATGGCCACGGAAAAACTCTCCGACGGCATCCGCCTGTTCGCGGCGGACGCGGTCAAGCTGGAGCGGATGATCCTGGACAAGGGCTGA
- the era gene encoding GTPase Era yields MSHQDTSVPHDLTKTNQAHDLDTFRTGWTALLGPPNSGKSTLLNAMLGQKVSIVSPKPQTTRNQVTGILTRDGLQVVFLDTPGLHRLRGKMNSFLLKAAWQALARADMAVIVLDGALYTDRPHLFSEDLQPLHGSRVRLPQPLLVAVNKIDRVKDRKRLLPLMEQIAGTWPEAEIIPLSATTGENVETLIAGIAKSLPLGPPLFPEDQLSTVPVRFMASEIIREKLFLNLHEELPYRTAVDIENWDDTSKPGLTRIHAVIFVERDTHKAMVIGKQGRNLKQIGQNARLELEELLGTKVYLELWVKIRSRWSEDERFLLSLGFGSAPDGEIMEGFGR; encoded by the coding sequence ATGTCCCATCAAGACACCTCCGTCCCCCATGACCTGACCAAAACGAACCAAGCGCACGACTTGGATACCTTCCGGACCGGCTGGACGGCCCTGCTCGGCCCCCCCAACTCCGGAAAATCCACCCTGCTCAACGCCATGCTGGGTCAGAAAGTGAGCATCGTCAGTCCCAAACCCCAGACAACCCGCAACCAGGTCACCGGAATTCTGACCAGGGACGGCTTGCAGGTCGTGTTTCTGGACACCCCCGGCCTGCACCGCCTGCGGGGCAAGATGAACTCTTTTCTGCTCAAGGCCGCCTGGCAGGCCCTGGCCCGGGCGGATATGGCCGTGATCGTCCTGGATGGAGCGCTGTACACGGACCGCCCCCACCTTTTTTCCGAGGACCTCCAACCTTTGCACGGTTCACGGGTTCGCTTGCCTCAGCCGCTGCTGGTCGCGGTGAACAAGATCGACAGGGTCAAGGATCGCAAGCGGCTGTTGCCCCTGATGGAGCAGATCGCCGGAACGTGGCCGGAAGCTGAAATCATCCCCCTGTCCGCGACCACCGGGGAAAACGTGGAGACCCTGATCGCCGGCATCGCCAAGTCCCTGCCCCTGGGCCCACCCCTGTTTCCCGAAGACCAGCTTTCCACCGTGCCGGTGCGGTTCATGGCCTCGGAAATCATCCGGGAAAAACTCTTTTTGAACCTGCACGAGGAACTGCCCTACCGGACCGCCGTGGACATCGAAAATTGGGACGACACGAGCAAGCCCGGCCTGACCCGGATTCACGCCGTGATCTTCGTGGAGCGGGACACCCACAAGGCCATGGTCATCGGCAAGCAGGGCCGCAACCTGAAGCAGATCGGACAAAACGCCCGGCTGGAATTGGAAGAATTGCTGGGAACCAAGGTCTATCTGGAACTCTGGGTCAAGATCCGGTCCAGATGGAGCGAGGACGAACGCTTCCTCCTCTCCCTGGGCTTCGGCTCGGCCCCGGATGGAGAGATCATGGAAGGCTTTGGAAGGTAG
- a CDS encoding type 1 glutamine amidotransferase family protein, with amino-acid sequence MACFASAVLVLHQPMDAPDMKILGTRHFPRPTGSGSGPGSGSICLLWDESHLWAILLWRCLAAWGVPLRLARASEIAAGLLRDQPPAALFVPGGWARFKAEALGPDGRKAVGDYLRSGGVYVGLCGGAGLALPDNHGLAVCPLCRKPMAQRLPNFSGSVACAPQQGHPLVPQDIPTLIDLPVWWPSQFAIPKDTTTGIEVLAAYVRPGPDFWVSDLALEQVAAPERSAWERLYGINLDPERLRDEPCIVTGPAGTGRYILSYAHLETPNSPAANSWLGHMLSFFMGQPPCLFGNRTAPAWNFAETPIVWDDPRLARIAAHLEAIIALGMRHFLLFWRHPWLLGWRRGIPGFVLTTLYAQVQTIRSLPPHAETEALWTRHADDMEALVHEFRKKMEAYLIAERLVMQRTPSSPEGSACDQVQKQRRELIGRFPGYGGLFGRIVRQLDELVWLQAAAATPNL; translated from the coding sequence ATGGCTTGTTTCGCGTCGGCGGTCCTGGTACTCCACCAGCCCATGGACGCCCCCGACATGAAAATTTTGGGAACAAGGCACTTTCCGCGCCCCACGGGCTCAGGCTCAGGCCCAGGATCGGGCTCCATCTGTCTCTTATGGGACGAGTCGCATCTTTGGGCGATCCTGCTCTGGAGGTGCCTGGCCGCCTGGGGCGTCCCCTTGCGCTTGGCCAGGGCCTCGGAAATCGCGGCGGGCCTGCTGCGCGACCAGCCTCCGGCGGCCCTGTTCGTACCCGGAGGATGGGCCAGATTCAAGGCCGAAGCCTTGGGGCCGGACGGGCGCAAGGCCGTGGGCGACTATCTGCGTTCCGGCGGCGTCTACGTCGGCTTGTGCGGTGGCGCGGGCCTAGCCCTGCCTGACAACCACGGGCTGGCAGTATGTCCCTTATGCCGCAAACCTATGGCCCAGCGTCTGCCCAACTTCAGCGGCTCGGTGGCTTGCGCGCCTCAACAAGGCCACCCGCTGGTTCCGCAAGACATCCCCACCCTGATCGATCTTCCGGTCTGGTGGCCTTCCCAGTTCGCCATCCCAAAGGACACGACCACGGGCATCGAGGTTCTGGCCGCCTATGTCCGCCCCGGCCCGGACTTCTGGGTTTCCGACCTGGCCCTGGAGCAGGTGGCTGCACCGGAGCGCTCCGCCTGGGAACGGCTCTACGGGATCAACCTGGATCCGGAACGGCTTCGCGACGAACCGTGCATCGTCACGGGCCCGGCCGGAACGGGGCGATATATCCTGAGCTATGCCCATCTGGAAACCCCCAACTCCCCGGCGGCCAATTCCTGGCTGGGCCATATGCTTTCTTTCTTTATGGGGCAACCCCCGTGTCTTTTCGGAAATCGGACCGCTCCGGCCTGGAACTTCGCTGAAACGCCCATCGTCTGGGATGATCCGCGCCTGGCCCGTATCGCCGCTCACCTGGAGGCGATCATCGCCCTGGGCATGCGGCATTTTCTCCTGTTCTGGCGGCACCCCTGGCTTTTGGGCTGGCGGCGTGGCATCCCCGGCTTCGTACTGACCACCCTCTACGCCCAGGTTCAGACCATTCGCTCCCTGCCGCCCCATGCCGAAACCGAGGCCCTTTGGACACGTCACGCCGATGACATGGAAGCCCTGGTTCACGAGTTTCGCAAAAAAATGGAAGCCTACCTCATCGCCGAACGCCTGGTCATGCAGCGTACGCCTTCTTCCCCGGAAGGCAGCGCCTGCGACCAGGTCCAGAAACAACGCCGGGAGCTGATCGGCCGCTTTCCCGGATACGGCGGCCTGTTCGGCCGCATCGTCCGCCAACTGGATGAGCTGGTCTGGCTCCAGGCCGCCGCCGCGACACCAAACCTATGA
- a CDS encoding valine--tRNA ligase, which yields MTETKLSKGYEPRDVEAKWLEYWEEQGTFTAPAQADRPTYSMVIPPPNVTGSLHMGHALNLTLQDILARFHRQQGRDVLWVPGTDHAGIATQNVVEKSLAAQGKSREELGREAFVERVWAWKEEYGGKILNQVRRLGASVDWTRLRFTMDDGLSKAVREVFVRLYEEGLIYKGDYIINWCPRCHTALADLEVEHAQADGRLHAIRYPLADGSGGLTVMTTRPETMLGDTAVAVHPEDERFAHLVGKEVILPLVGRKLPIIADAYVDREFGTGCLKVTPAHDMNDFELGRRHDLAVVKVIDDHGRMSAEAGMEYAGLDRMECRKRIVADLEEKGFLVRVEDHPHSVGHCYRCRTVIEPAVSKQWFVAVGPLAAKARKAVEDGRTAIYPRQWERTYFDWLDNIRDWCISRQIWWGHRIPAWTCQSCGEMIVSREDPKSCPKCPGKLVQESDVLDTWFSSALWPFSTLGWPDETSELKSYYPTSVLVTGFDILFFWVARMMMMGLHFRDEVPFQHVYIHALVRDSDGQKMSKSKGNVIDPLTMVDQYGTDALRMTLTAMAAMGRDIKLSEDRIQGYRFFVNKLWNAARFALINLPQDGAGDVLPASADLDLRHRWILTRLEQVKQENAAAITEYRFNDAAMGLYQFIWHELCDWYLEMVKPDLPGAVQAEKGEAQEQNKAESQATAQVCLQTVLSEVLLLLHPVMPFVTQEIWNSLPARGARANLAAQPYPPARPGQLDEQALRDMGLIQEVVVSVRNIRSELSIGPSQKLDVLVRCREASLAEVLSTNRETIVHLARLEGFQVEADLNPPKASASAVVQGVEVFVPLAGAVDFQTELARLEKELNKAAKELDIVTRKVNNDDFLAKAPAEVVEKERAKARDIAEKQSKLLALRERLQGLME from the coding sequence ATGACCGAAACCAAATTGTCCAAGGGGTACGAACCCCGTGACGTGGAAGCCAAATGGCTGGAATACTGGGAGGAGCAGGGTACGTTCACTGCTCCGGCCCAGGCGGATCGACCAACCTATTCCATGGTCATCCCGCCGCCCAACGTCACGGGCTCCCTGCACATGGGTCACGCCCTGAATCTGACCCTCCAGGACATCCTGGCCCGGTTTCATCGCCAGCAAGGCCGTGACGTGCTTTGGGTGCCGGGGACCGACCACGCCGGGATCGCTACCCAGAACGTGGTGGAAAAATCACTGGCCGCTCAGGGCAAAAGCCGGGAGGAACTGGGCCGTGAAGCCTTCGTGGAGCGGGTCTGGGCCTGGAAGGAGGAGTACGGCGGCAAGATTTTGAACCAGGTGCGTCGTCTGGGGGCTTCGGTGGACTGGACCCGGCTGCGCTTCACCATGGACGACGGGTTGTCCAAGGCCGTGCGGGAGGTGTTCGTCCGGCTGTACGAGGAAGGGCTGATCTACAAGGGCGACTACATCATCAACTGGTGCCCCCGGTGCCATACGGCCCTGGCCGACCTGGAGGTGGAACATGCCCAGGCCGACGGTCGACTGCATGCCATTCGTTACCCGTTGGCCGACGGCTCCGGAGGCCTGACGGTGATGACCACCCGGCCGGAAACCATGCTCGGCGACACCGCGGTGGCCGTGCATCCCGAGGACGAGCGGTTCGCGCACCTGGTGGGCAAGGAGGTCATCCTGCCCCTGGTGGGCCGCAAGCTGCCGATCATCGCCGACGCCTACGTGGACCGGGAGTTCGGCACGGGCTGCCTGAAGGTCACCCCGGCCCACGACATGAACGATTTTGAACTGGGCCGACGCCACGATCTGGCCGTGGTCAAGGTCATCGACGATCACGGTCGGATGAGCGCCGAAGCCGGGATGGAGTACGCCGGTCTGGATCGCATGGAATGCCGCAAGCGCATCGTCGCGGACCTGGAGGAAAAAGGGTTTCTGGTTCGCGTGGAAGACCACCCGCACAGCGTGGGGCATTGTTACCGTTGCCGGACAGTGATCGAGCCCGCGGTCTCCAAACAGTGGTTCGTGGCCGTAGGGCCTTTGGCCGCCAAGGCCCGCAAGGCCGTGGAGGACGGGCGGACGGCGATTTATCCCCGGCAGTGGGAGCGGACCTATTTCGACTGGCTGGACAACATCCGGGACTGGTGCATTTCTCGTCAGATATGGTGGGGCCATCGTATCCCGGCCTGGACTTGCCAGTCTTGCGGCGAGATGATCGTCTCCCGGGAAGATCCAAAAAGCTGTCCCAAATGTCCGGGCAAGCTTGTCCAGGAAAGCGACGTGTTGGATACGTGGTTCTCCTCGGCCCTCTGGCCCTTTTCGACTCTGGGCTGGCCGGACGAGACCTCGGAACTGAAAAGCTACTATCCCACCTCGGTGCTGGTCACGGGGTTCGACATCCTCTTTTTCTGGGTGGCCCGGATGATGATGATGGGCCTGCACTTCCGCGATGAGGTCCCCTTTCAACACGTCTACATCCATGCCCTGGTCCGGGACAGCGACGGCCAGAAGATGAGCAAGTCCAAGGGCAACGTGATCGACCCTCTGACCATGGTCGATCAGTACGGCACGGATGCCCTGCGGATGACCCTGACGGCCATGGCGGCCATGGGCCGGGACATCAAGCTGTCCGAGGACCGGATTCAGGGCTATCGGTTTTTCGTGAACAAGCTTTGGAACGCAGCCCGCTTCGCCCTGATCAACCTGCCCCAGGACGGAGCCGGGGACGTGCTTCCCGCTTCGGCGGACCTGGATCTGCGCCACCGTTGGATCCTGACCCGTCTGGAGCAGGTCAAGCAGGAAAACGCCGCGGCCATCACCGAATACCGGTTCAACGACGCGGCCATGGGGCTGTACCAGTTCATCTGGCATGAACTCTGCGACTGGTATCTGGAAATGGTCAAACCGGATCTGCCCGGAGCCGTCCAGGCTGAAAAAGGTGAAGCCCAGGAACAGAATAAAGCCGAGTCCCAGGCCACGGCCCAGGTTTGCCTGCAAACCGTGCTTTCCGAAGTGCTGCTCCTGCTCCACCCCGTCATGCCCTTCGTGACCCAGGAAATTTGGAACTCCCTGCCCGCCCGCGGCGCCAGAGCCAATCTGGCCGCCCAACCCTATCCTCCGGCTCGGCCTGGCCAGTTGGACGAACAGGCCTTGCGGGACATGGGGCTGATTCAGGAGGTCGTGGTCAGCGTGCGCAACATTCGGTCCGAACTCAGCATTGGGCCGTCTCAAAAACTGGACGTGCTGGTGCGTTGCCGGGAGGCCTCCCTGGCCGAAGTCCTCTCGACGAACCGGGAGACCATCGTTCATCTGGCCCGTCTTGAGGGATTTCAGGTCGAAGCGGACCTGAACCCGCCCAAGGCCTCGGCTTCCGCCGTGGTTCAGGGGGTGGAAGTGTTCGTGCCCCTGGCCGGGGCCGTGGACTTCCAGACCGAACTGGCCCGCCTGGAGAAGGAATTGAACAAGGCGGCCAAGGAACTGGACATCGTCACCCGCAAAGTGAACAATGATGATTTTCTGGCCAAGGCACCGGCCGAAGTGGTGGAAAAAGAGCGGGCTAAGGCCAGGGATATCGCCGAAAAACAATCCAAACTGCTGGCCCTGCGCGAACGGTTGCAGGGGCTGATGGAGTAG